The Oryzias melastigma strain HK-1 linkage group LG15, ASM292280v2, whole genome shotgun sequence genome includes the window CTGAGAAATTGATCACCTATGGAACAGAGTTTCGTGGAAAGACCGAGGTCAGAAAGAGGGAATATATAGATACTCCTGGCAAAGCTGTATTAAGTGTCAGTGAAGAGGGAAAAGatggataaaaaacaaattattttctgtAGTTTCTTCATCATTGCAGTTACACATGAACGTGGATTACTCTTTTATCCCCATTCACAATCCTTCAGAATAATTACAGGTTCTTTAAGGCAAAGGTTGCATGGTCATTCTGATTCTGGAACTCTGTCAAATCCTCCTGCAACTCAGTCATTAACTTCTGTGCTGTAGCTGCAACAAGTCATTTTCCGGAAGGGGACTGCCATCCTGCTGTTCTTCCTATTACTGCTAACGTTCATGCTCTGCTGAGACGTGTTGGTGTTTTGTCGCATGAGCTTTGTCACACGGCTCGCTGTCTCTTTGATCTGCAGTTCTAGATGTCTCTGGATGGCCAATCCCAACTCTTCAGGGTCCACAGAGGCACCGTACACCTCCCAGGTCATCCCCTCTGCATCCCACTTCACGTCCTTCACTGGAGACTTTGCATTGCCAACTCTTTCATCACAGTTGGAACTCGGACTATCAAACAATTCGTTTTCTCCTTCATTAGCTACAGAGAGCTGAGGGAATCCATGAGAACTGGTCTGACCCGTCTGTACACCAGCATTCCTCAGAACCCTCTGGACTGTCATGGTGCCCACATCATGTTTGATGACTTTGACGAGGCTCTGATTACAGCCCTCGTGCCAATAAAGCTGTTTTGGGGGTTGTGTTTCTGGACAGGGCGATAGAGAACTGATCCAATTGCACTTGGGATTGCAGCAATGCATTTGATATTTACAATCCAGGCCTGTCTCACTGATGGAAGAGATGAGGCGAGGGGGGGGAGTGAGATGAGCAACTGTTGGAGGGGGCGTTAAGGTACGTTGGGCTTTGAGGCTAGGTTCATTTTGGGCCATGCGGGGAGGCAGTTGAGACACAGTTGGAATGGGTTGAGGGTGACAGTAAGCAGCAAATGTGTCTTCAAAAATGGGATGGTGCCTGTAGCAGTAAAGACAATGTAGTTCTTTGGTGAAGATGTGTTCCTCTTCTTTAGGACATTTCCCTTTGACGGATGTTTCAGTAGAAGGAGTGCAGGTGCACCTGATGTGAGGCTGAAACGCGTGCACCTCTCTGCAACAGGCCCCCCTGCAGACTGTCGTCACCATGTTGTAGTGCTGTACCTGCATGGGCTGCTTGCAGGCAAGCATTGATTTAGAGTCACTCTCATCATTGGCTCCTTTATCTGGTTCATGACAGTCAGGTCTATTAATCTCCTGTTCCTGAGGGGTCATCATGTCTTTCTCTGCAAATGAACTGCTTGGATGGCTCTTGTAAACAGGCAAAGGAGTTGGGTTCATGTTATCCATCGTCCTACCAGTCTTACCGGTTTGGCAACTGTCATCAGGTTAAGGTGGATCCTCTTAGGAACTGCACATTATTGATCCTATAGGATCACCTTGTTGTTCTGCTGGGCTCATGTccatgaaaaacacatttccccCACGACCTACGCACATCTATGGAACACCTGtaagaacaaacacaaacaagtttaaaaaggaCCAGGCTAAACAAACCAAATTCAATCCTAATCCTAATTTGATTCTTCCTACTCCCTTTCCAGCAATTATCAGTCTCTGTTTGGCAATCATTATATTTAATGGACTCAAAGTGTCGTGTGTGTACTGTATGGACAAATTTGTATAAACCATATATAACCAACTAAACATCTACTAATCTCAAAGCATCTGCAGAGGTTCCCTCGTTCTTTGTTTAGGGTGGAGGAAACGGCATTGAGGGAGATCAGATTCGACAGTCTTAGCTCTGACTGCAGAGAGTTCCAGGCAGAGGGAGCAGCGCAGTTGAAGGACTTCTTTCCAAATTCAGTCCTGACATGAGGTACAGAAAGTTTATAAGAATTACATGAGCGAAGAGCATAATGACTGTTTGTCTTTTGAAGGAGTGAACTTAGGTAAGAAGTTGGGATGAAACAGTATTCTATATATAAAACCGAACCGTTCGGTACGCGTTCCAAGGTTCGGTACGCCATTTTTTACGGTACgcattttattcattcagtATCACCGTGAGTTGCCTTTAGCATGTCTGTGTATTCATGTCTTTGTTTCTGGGTCTGTCTGCTCCAGGTCCTCTCATACTCTCCCCCCTCCCAACCAGAGAATCATTTGCCCTTCCCCCGGGAGGCGGAGTCCAAATTCTAAAATGAATAGCTGGAGGAGGCTAATTCAGTAGTTCTGTGGGCGCCATGTGCTCACGCTCCGGCTGTGTCGGCACGCGTTCTGGTGGCTTCTTTCAGTGGGAGTCACAATGTCGGACTTCAGCACgcatttttgtggacttttcaCTTTGTGGCCGCTTGGATTCGCACTGATGCAGCTGCTGTGTGAGCAGCTTCCAGCTCGTGTTTAAAGACGCGCCACTAACACCTGCGGTGTGAAGACATCTAGGGTTCACTGTCAAATATGATGATCAGGGAGCGAAACGCGTCACAAGAAGTACAATATCTGATAGATTTGCCTCATCTCTTTAGCGTATAATGTGGGAATAAACGTCCAACAAGACCGCCCACCTCTGACGTCATCAACCAGCCCTGTCACCGTCTGAAACTGAACAACTAAGCAGGTAACACAATCAAAACATCCCAGATATATTTCAAAAGACTTACAGTGTCCCCTCagataaactgaagaaaatatcTGACGCCATCAGAGTTTATTGCTAAAGCTCTGCAGTCTTTATTCAGTGGTTGATAATGAGGGTTTtgtcatttaatgaaaacagttgaCCCACAATATAGTGTACCAGCACGTCtatatttcacagaaaaatctaTATATACCTGCACTTTATGAACAGGTGTGCAAATTGAAGATGACTtggtaaaaacacacaactttccACAGTTGGACTTCTCAGGATTCAGAGAGCTTATTTCTTTGCAAATGTTCATTACATGACGGCCGTCTCACTGGAAAATTAAGAGTGCAGTACTGCCAAGACTTAAGAGCACAGCTTATAATATTGGAGTTTATTATATTCATGCTTACAAGTATTGAGGACTGAGgaacttttacatttgattacaTTGTATATaagttgtaatgtttacaagttTACAGGAGTTCTATTTAAGTGTGATTCTGCAATAACTGCCAAAAGATCTacgcttgaaaaaaaaaatcacatttcttttttattttttatttttgccaaaaaaatctGTGGAATGAAAggatttcaggtttttttttgttcaatacgtaccgaaccgtgaccctcgtatcgaggtaTGTACCGAAACGTGAGCAAACTGTATCGCTGCATCCCTAGTAAGAAGGAGCTAAACTGAGAAGAGGCTTATAGATGAGGCTCATCCTATGCGAGAACCTCTGTGATGTAATGAGCGCCATTCAACTTTGGTGTACAGATCACAACGGTGAGTGAGGCGAGGACAAATCTTAATGCTGAGTGGTAGACGTCCTTTGGTAGAAAGGACGGACAGATCattttgaatttactttattttgatagATTTGGTGTGATCATATTCTCAGTCTTTGTAAAAACTGAGAAGTAAATAGTGTTTCTAATCAATGGAAATCCTCTTTATGTGGGTTTTGTGAGCTGAAACACcagtttatataaaaataaatatttaaaatgataaattcagAAATAGTGTCATGTCTTTTTACATAGTCATGTGACTTTTAATGACCTGTGTTGGTACGGTATAAATCTCTGATTAGAAGTTATGAGTCGGATGTGGATAATTCATGTAAGAGAAATGCCAAGGTCGATCTGGGGTGGGCTTATATAAGTCCGCTTCTTCCTACCCCCTTTCAAGGAATCTATCATTTGATGTCCATGTCTGACATATCTCTGTACAGATATGAATCCTCTGTTAATTGCATTATCGTTGTTTTTGATTGCTGAAATAAtccatttcaaatcaaaaatcTTATCAAATAGACACTGAGCCCTGAATCTATATTCTATGAAAGTTAATGAAGTGATggaaataaatatacttttccatgatatttgaatgttttaaagaagatgTGTGTGTTAAGAGTTGAGGTGGTGGGAAACCAAACACAGGACTCCTGTTGTTGGTCAAGAATAGTTCATCCATCTTATAATCACCATTAGTGCTGTGCAGTCAGGAGGAGACTGAACACCTACATAACTACAGTTGGGTATCCACTTATTCTGTTATTTAGTATCTCTATTCAACTGAAATCGACTTTTAATactcttattttgtatttctagCAGTTCCTTGAATATGTTTAAATTCATCTTCAGTTTTGATTTtcttagctttttattttacagatgcCTCTTTTTTCCCAAATCTTTGATTTCATATCAAAGTAGATGACTTTTTAGGATGACTTTAAATTTCTGTTCCTGGACTGATCTCATTTATAGAAACCATCAGATACAAGCTCTGTCGGTAGAATCTTCTATAGACTCTGTAGTTCTTCCACAGGTGTGCACTATTTATATTGAACCTTTCATTATACAAATAACAGCAGGACtgttgtcaaattaaaaatgaaaatgcagctGTCCAAAGTTTAGGGAAGGCTCAGGTCTCAGTTGGCAGAAAGTCAACGTTATGATCAGATCTGCAGCAATTCTTCTTGGGGTTCATCTCAGagcattttatttctttcagctGCAGAAAAGGATTAGACAGAGCTGCTGTAAATGGAGGAATGACGGTGAGTACCTACCACAGTGGAACATGGGGCTGAATTCTGTCTGTGAGATGTGCCGCCCCACAGATGAGGTGTTTCCTCTGCTGGCTGAACAGCCCCTGCCCCTCTCCTTCCCCCACTAACTCCTCCTCACTCCTTTGTGTCAAATCCCAAAATGGAAGGGATCGAGAAATAATCCAAACTGGGTTGTGTTCTTGAAATCCTTGCTGTGTGAACGGAGCTGCTGGGGCTAGCTGGTGCAGCTGTTGCGGCGGATGAatggaggggggaggggctgaTAAAGGATGCTGACGTCATTGTGCCTCCACCtgaaaaaaggtggaaaaatgAAGGGATGTTTGCACTGAGTCAAAGCAACCTTTGTTGTCCTGTCTTTCCTTTCCATTTCTACCAGTTTGACAGTCAGGGTAGCTATGCTATCTGGTTACAAGTGTGTCTGTTGCTATGGAAACTGCAACATGCATGTTCTAAGATGCATCAAGATGCCGGCCCACCAGGACAAATGAGCTTCAACTTCCTCTTCCAGGTTAGCTTTCTATGATGAAATCCTGCTGATTTGGGTCATAAAGGGACATCTGTtcaatgacccccccccccaaaaaagaagagGGTTGTTGTAAACAAAGCATCTAAATTAGAGATCTCACAAATACTCTCTCATTAAAGCAGCTCTCACATATTTAGAAGGTGCATCATGCAGAACATGTAGTTATTCCTATCCATGCCTAATGCACCAGACACAATTCGTAGGTCAAATTCACACTGTCGCCTTTTGGTAcatactagggctgccacgattagccAACTaaatcattactttatattttatggagtcagagtctagtaaagtggaaagttatattggcattctgatagctttttagactggcatttattatggttttttaggctattttgtagtatagctaatatttcagcgctATTTTAGGTaatgtgggatttttttgtgtttttgtggctattttagagtttagctaatattttagatgcacggcagctgttttggctaacttttttcagttttaatgctaatttggcatttaactattattttagctgactatcagcttcagggtttttagctattaatttcagcatcttcagctattcacactagaattatcacaggtaatgctatatatctagtttttagttagtttaaagctaatgatggttaagatgtgtgctttacatccagtttgatcatgacctgattagtcgactaatctgaaaaattagtctgtgattagtcgactatagaaataatcgtttgtggcagcactagtccATACACACCGGGTGCATCCACGCGGTCTATGTAAACGAGCGTGGAGCAGAATTTCTGACTCCAACGCACGTTTGCATgacttcattgaaagtggcgaGTCGATGCAGCTGGTCTGTGTGCATGTTAAGAGTTCAGATGAAGCCACTGACCACCTCATGAGAAATATTTTGATGAAGAGAACCAGAGATGACTGAACTTCAACACATATTGACTCAGGCTGCAGGAGTTTGAAGTGTGAAAAGGATAGGTGGTGACAGTGCACATACCCAAACATCTCCTGCAACACTGAAGGCCTGAGCCTCTTGCAGTATGAAGATGACCCTTCCTTTAAATACCTGGAGACAATAATGtggattttatctttaaaaaagcacaGCAACGCCTCcatcttctgaaaaaaatacgattttttaaatattattaaggACATCTTACCCatttttttacccatttttttattaaaaaaaacttcccactagtgttttaattatgattatNNNNNNNNNNNNNNNNNNNNNNNNNNNNNNNNNNNNNNNNNNNNNNNNNNNNNNNNNNNNNNNNNNNNNNNNNNNNNNNNNNNNNNNNNNNNNNNNNNNNNNNNNNNNNNNNNNNNNNNNNNNNNNNNNNNNNNNNNNNNNNNNNNNNNNNNNNNNNNNNNNNNNNNNNNNNNNNNNNNNNNNNNNNNNNNNNNNNNNNNNNNNNNNNNNNNNNNNNNNNNNNNNNNNNNNNNNNNNNNNNNNNNNNNNNNNNNNNNNNNNNNNNNNNNNNNNNNNNNNNNNNNNNNNNNNNNNNNNNNNNNNNNNNNNNNNNNNNNNNNNNNNNNNNNNNNNNNNNNNNNNNNNNNNNNNNNNNNNNNNNNNNNNNNNNNNNNNNNNNNNNNNNNNNNNNNNNNNNNNNNNNNNNNNNNNNNNNNNNNNNNNNNNNNNNNNNNNNNNNNNNNNNNNNNNNNNNNNNNNNNNNNNNNNNNNNNNNNNNNNNCACTCAAACACCACCGTCCGGTCTCAGTGACCTCACAGGCGACCAGTGATGAGGAAAGCCACCTTCATCACTGAGGACACCACCCTCCCTCTCCATCAGGGAGGAGATACAGAACACCGCTGACCAGGACAAACAAATCATTTACCCACAATGCAGTCTCTCTGCTCAACTCTCAATAGCATGTCTGTAACTGTATGTGGATGGTGCATTCTGGGATTTTTATGATCTCTATGACCTTTGATTCTTTATCTATTAACTTTAAGGctcttttaattcttttgttttaagaatttcatgaattgaattgaattttaatgtgttgaaagatgaatttctgtttATTGAACAGACAAAgtctaattattttaaacaaataaaaaaatgggcaGAAGAATACAACTTCAGTGTGAAGCTgaagtgactgttttttttattacttatgaTTCCATTGTTGAACCCActgccccccaccccacccgCCTCCATGTCCTCCGATTTAAACGGTGTAGTGATGGTTACAGACACGGTGGGCCTGCTGTCACATCTAGCAGCACAAGGATTTGTGGGATACCATTATCTACACACACAGATTGAGTTTTAAATGTGGAGTTTTGTctatgtgttttgttgtctgttttACTCTGTTATAGTTTATCCTGTCATATGTATTTCTTtctgcaccatgagtgagagggagggagaggatgaTGAGGTTCATGTAATGAATGCCACCTACAGTCGAGACTTTGATCCTTGACAGAGTTTTGGATCTTGATGATCAGCCAAACTCAAAGAACCAGTAAACAGGTCTTCTCTGTTGGCCTGTTTATATCAAATCAACTGTAAGAAGTCATCCtggacatttttcacataaGTCTAGAAGTAATTACAAAGTGGATTGACAGGCTGAGATCTGGATCAGAATAATTCAGATTTCCCAACAATAACtgagtttgaattatttttgaaacatcAATTATAGTTTC containing:
- the si:dkey-191g9.7 gene encoding GRIN2-like protein produces the protein MDNMNPTPLPVYKSHPSSSFAEKDMMTPQEQEINRPDCHEPDKGANDESDSKSMLACKQPMQVQHYNMVTTVCRGACCREVHAFQPHIRCTCTPSTETSVKGKCPKEEEHIFTKELHCLYCYRHHPIFEDTFAAYCHPQPIPTVSQLPPRMAQNEPSLKAQRTLTPPPTVAHLTPPPRLISSISETGLDCKYQMHCCNPKCNWISSLSPCPETQPPKQLYWHEGCNQSLVKVIKHDVGTMTVQRVLRNAGVQTGQTSSHGFPQLSVANEGENELFDSPSSNCDERVGNAKSPVKDVKWDAEGMTWEVYGASVDPEELGLAIQRHLELQIKETASRVTKLMRQNTNTSQQSMNVSSNRKNSRMAVPFRKMTCCSYSTEVND